In Candidatus Wallbacteria bacterium, the following are encoded in one genomic region:
- a CDS encoding GAF domain-containing protein, which translates to METPSAKLVSSVVLMENQNSGLQIKAYEELFGLISSIHSLGQLSELLQLVMKSGLKLTGGEAASIMLKSKIGDYLEFHSSIGGASGSLLNKIKVPKESIAGHVYTAGKPVLIEDVCQDSRFCSNVDRVTNFVTRSIICVPLVINRSVIGVMEILNSETGRIFTEKDLELFMAFADQAAVAITNTSLYDEILTEKERTSFVFDNLPVGLLLLDQDGTIISANGFVKRLSGLQNFEGSKMEALENPLFKELTAVVNQSEGKEKNLKIRIGDEQHELRCLVCRMKSEHWTGTVLIIEDVTQLLRVKEIAAWQEVARKLAHELKNPLTPIQLAAQYLEYIHQRGGENFEEELRQHIDIINSQVEKLKKMLTEFSNFARLPLPKLMPADLCQVIRNILQLYEKSYPEVHFTVTAKSIPQFLFDASQIEQVFINLVKNSLEALAENKVSDQIIMIEVEYQPESALVVIKIENNGPPISEEVRNNLFKPYFTTKKTGSGLGLAIVQRIVSDHGGRITVKNMDPGVRFRIELPFRER; encoded by the coding sequence ATGGAGACACCTTCAGCAAAACTTGTCTCCAGTGTGGTATTGATGGAAAATCAGAATTCAGGACTTCAGATCAAGGCATATGAGGAGCTTTTCGGGCTCATCAGTTCAATTCATTCCCTGGGGCAACTGTCAGAACTGCTGCAGCTGGTTATGAAGAGCGGTCTCAAGCTTACAGGCGGGGAAGCCGCCTCGATCATGCTCAAGAGCAAAATCGGCGATTATCTGGAATTCCATTCTTCGATCGGAGGAGCTTCCGGGTCGCTTCTCAACAAAATCAAAGTTCCCAAGGAGAGCATAGCCGGGCATGTTTATACTGCAGGCAAGCCAGTTCTGATCGAAGATGTCTGCCAGGATTCGAGATTCTGCAGCAATGTGGACCGGGTAACGAATTTCGTCACCCGCTCGATCATCTGTGTCCCGCTTGTGATCAACCGCAGCGTGATCGGAGTGATGGAAATTCTGAACAGCGAAACCGGCAGGATCTTTACCGAGAAAGATCTTGAACTGTTTATGGCTTTTGCTGATCAGGCCGCTGTTGCCATCACCAATACCAGTCTCTACGATGAAATCCTCACGGAAAAGGAACGCACCAGTTTCGTGTTCGACAACTTACCAGTTGGACTTCTGCTGCTCGATCAGGATGGAACAATCATCTCAGCGAACGGTTTTGTGAAGAGACTTTCCGGGCTTCAGAACTTCGAGGGCAGCAAAATGGAAGCGCTGGAAAACCCTCTTTTCAAGGAACTGACGGCTGTCGTGAATCAATCGGAAGGCAAGGAAAAAAATCTGAAGATCAGGATTGGGGATGAACAACACGAACTCAGATGTCTGGTCTGCAGGATGAAGAGCGAGCATTGGACCGGTACTGTATTGATCATTGAGGACGTGACGCAGCTTCTGCGGGTCAAGGAAATTGCTGCCTGGCAGGAAGTGGCCAGAAAACTTGCCCATGAACTGAAGAATCCGCTGACACCGATCCAGCTGGCCGCCCAGTATCTTGAATACATCCATCAGCGCGGCGGTGAGAATTTCGAAGAGGAACTGAGACAGCATATAGACATCATCAACAGCCAGGTCGAAAAATTGAAAAAGATGCTGACGGAATTTTCTAATTTTGCGAGATTACCTCTCCCAAAACTGATGCCGGCTGATCTCTGCCAGGTGATCAGGAACATCCTCCAGCTTTATGAAAAGAGTTATCCTGAAGTCCATTTTACAGTCACTGCGAAGAGCATACCACAGTTTCTGTTTGATGCTTCCCAGATCGAGCAGGTGTTTATCAACCTGGTGAAAAACTCTCTGGAAGCTCTTGCCGAGAATAAGGTGTCAGACCAGATAATCATGATAGAGGTAGAGTATCAGCCCGAGTCTGCTCTGGTTGTGATAAAAATAGAAAACAACGGCCCGCCGATTTCGGAAGAAGTGCGGAATAATCTGTTTAAACCATATTTTACGACTAAAAAGACCGGCAGCGGGCTGGGCCTCGCGATAGTCCAGCGGATCGTCAGCGATCATGGCGGCAGGATCACTGTGAAAAACATGGACCCTGGTGTCAGATTCAGGATCGAACTGCCCTTCAGGGAGAGATGA